From a single Rhizobium lusitanum genomic region:
- a CDS encoding helix-turn-helix transcriptional regulator produces MSYFITAERQLLLSAELATARTQTAFAQALERTSSAFGFSQVAFLNAPVSEDSMLTPLVIEGSIQPQFLRDFDRQQLLRRCPMLLRVRDSVMPRAWHLLEKNISQDMELPRELHALLLSHNCPMGIVIPINAFDGQRLVFWFMGDRSSLGQSELNELNMLMLQAIDIYNCLKRNEGSLLNMLSARELEVVRWTAQGKTSVEIGQILSLSDHTVNAYMMNAIKKLDCVNRTQLVAKAIRLKLIS; encoded by the coding sequence ATGTCCTATTTCATCACTGCTGAGAGACAACTATTGCTTTCTGCCGAGTTGGCCACAGCCCGGACGCAGACGGCTTTTGCTCAAGCTTTGGAACGGACGAGCTCTGCCTTTGGCTTCAGCCAGGTGGCCTTTCTCAACGCTCCGGTTTCCGAAGACTCCATGCTGACGCCGCTCGTCATCGAAGGCTCGATACAACCACAATTTCTGCGCGACTTCGATCGTCAGCAACTGCTCCGCCGCTGCCCGATGCTGCTGCGGGTGCGGGACTCCGTGATGCCGCGCGCCTGGCACCTCCTGGAAAAAAACATCTCGCAGGACATGGAGTTGCCGCGCGAACTGCATGCGCTCCTGCTCAGTCACAATTGCCCGATGGGCATTGTCATCCCCATCAACGCCTTCGATGGGCAGCGCCTCGTCTTCTGGTTCATGGGCGATCGCAGCAGCCTCGGGCAAAGCGAGCTCAACGAGCTGAACATGCTCATGTTGCAGGCGATCGACATCTATAACTGCCTCAAGCGCAATGAGGGCTCCTTGCTGAACATGCTTTCGGCCCGAGAGCTGGAAGTCGTCCGCTGGACCGCGCAGGGCAAGACCTCGGTCGAAATCGGCCAGATCCTTTCCCTCTCCGACCATACGGTCAACGCCTACATGATGAATGCCATCAAGAAGCTCGATTGCGTCAACCGCACGCAGCTCGTCGCAAAGGCTATCCGGCTGAAACTGATCAGCTAG
- the choW gene encoding choline ABC transporter permease subunit — MNWLTDYRIPIGPWAKAVVDWLTTNFIWFFDGLSFVASHGIKALLFLLQAPHPLIVVVVIAAIAYWMRRSVAVTALTFIGLLITINQGYWKETTETLALVLASTFVCMLVGVPLGIAAARRPWLYAFMRPILDLMQTIPTFVYLVPAMILLGLGMVPGLIATVVFAIPASIRMTRLGIISTPPSLVEAAEAFGATPQQVLRKVEVPFAMPQIMAGLTQTIMLSLSMVSIAALVGAPGLGVPVLRALNSVNVAKSFDSGSCIVILAIILDRMFRAPGEGDRS, encoded by the coding sequence GTGAACTGGTTAACCGATTATCGCATCCCCATCGGCCCATGGGCCAAAGCCGTCGTCGACTGGCTGACGACCAATTTCATATGGTTCTTCGACGGCCTTTCCTTCGTCGCTTCGCATGGAATCAAAGCGCTGCTATTCCTCCTGCAAGCGCCACATCCGCTGATCGTCGTCGTCGTTATCGCGGCCATCGCCTATTGGATGCGCCGGAGCGTTGCTGTCACCGCCCTCACCTTCATCGGCCTGCTCATCACCATCAACCAGGGTTATTGGAAGGAGACGACGGAGACGCTTGCGCTGGTCTTGGCCTCCACTTTCGTCTGCATGCTCGTCGGCGTCCCCCTCGGCATCGCCGCCGCGCGCCGCCCGTGGCTCTATGCCTTCATGCGGCCGATCCTCGACCTGATGCAGACCATCCCGACCTTCGTCTATCTGGTGCCGGCGATGATCCTGCTCGGCCTCGGTATGGTGCCAGGCCTGATCGCCACGGTCGTCTTCGCCATTCCCGCATCGATCCGCATGACCCGCCTCGGCATCATCTCGACGCCGCCCTCTCTCGTCGAGGCGGCCGAAGCCTTCGGAGCGACGCCGCAACAGGTGCTGCGCAAAGTCGAGGTGCCCTTCGCCATGCCGCAGATCATGGCCGGTTTGACCCAGACGATCATGCTGTCGCTCTCGATGGTGTCCATTGCCGCCCTCGTCGGCGCACCTGGCCTCGGCGTGCCGGTACTGCGTGCGCTGAACAGTGTCAATGTCGCCAAGAGCTTCGATTCCGGCTCCTGCATCGTCATTCTCGCAATCATTCTCGACCGCATGTTCCGCGCCCCCGGCGAAGGAGACCGCTCATGA
- a CDS encoding TIGR00645 family protein — MKSLELLIERIILSSRWILVVFYLGLAASLAVYAISFGYKFYKVAINVFQYEESDMILAILGLIDAALVASLIVMVMISGYENFVSRFDEGEDQVSFLGKLDSGSLKIKVASSIVAISSIHLLQIFLNATQYDNSKLMWFTIIHLAFVVSAVLLGYLEMIMAKAKGNKDA; from the coding sequence ATGAAGTCGCTGGAACTACTGATCGAACGCATCATTCTCTCCAGCCGATGGATTCTGGTCGTCTTCTATCTCGGCCTCGCAGCCTCGCTCGCGGTCTATGCCATCTCGTTCGGCTACAAATTCTACAAGGTCGCCATCAACGTCTTCCAATACGAAGAGTCCGACATGATTCTTGCGATCCTCGGGCTCATCGACGCTGCCCTGGTGGCGAGCCTGATCGTCATGGTGATGATCTCCGGCTACGAGAATTTCGTCAGCCGCTTCGATGAAGGCGAGGATCAGGTTTCCTTTCTCGGCAAGCTCGATTCCGGCAGCCTGAAAATCAAGGTCGCCTCCTCCATCGTGGCGATTTCTTCGATCCACCTGCTGCAGATTTTCCTCAATGCCACCCAGTACGACAATAGCAAGCTGATGTGGTTTACGATCATCCACCTTGCCTTCGTCGTCTCGGCCGTCCTGCTCGGCTACCTCGAAATGATCATGGCGAAAGCCAAGGGCAACAAGGACGCCTGA
- a CDS encoding c-type cytochrome codes for MKSLCLLAAATVFFSSSSAFADGDAIAGAAVFKKCAVCHTATAHENHVGPSLMGVVGRPVATVPDYNYSSAMKAFGADGKVWDEALLRKYLPSPQFLVKGTKMTFPGLKSDKDLDNLIAYLKNPAVAQ; via the coding sequence ATGAAATCGCTCTGTCTGCTGGCTGCGGCCACTGTTTTTTTCTCCAGTTCGTCCGCCTTTGCCGATGGCGATGCGATCGCCGGCGCGGCGGTCTTCAAGAAATGCGCCGTCTGCCACACAGCGACCGCGCATGAAAACCATGTCGGGCCATCGCTGATGGGCGTGGTCGGCCGTCCCGTCGCCACCGTGCCGGACTACAACTACTCCTCGGCGATGAAGGCGTTCGGCGCCGACGGCAAGGTCTGGGACGAGGCATTGCTCAGAAAATACCTGCCCAGCCCGCAATTCCTGGTGAAGGGCACAAAGATGACCTTTCCGGGCTTGAAGAGCGACAAGGATCTCGACAATCTCATCGCCTATCTGAAGAACCCGGCTGTCGCGCAGTAA
- a CDS encoding HugZ family protein, whose translation MNDKPSLLRETDDEARKQARTLLCSARFAALAVFDSETGFPSVSRVLTGTDIDDVPVILVSGLSAHTKALSKDPRVSALFGEPGKGDPLAHPRLSVQCNAERVDREDPRHERIRARFLARHPKAKLYVDFPDFCFFRLIPLAASLNGGFGKAFVLPGSDLMISFGG comes from the coding sequence ATGAACGACAAGCCGTCCCTGTTACGGGAGACCGACGACGAAGCGCGTAAGCAGGCGCGTACCCTGTTGTGCTCGGCCCGCTTCGCGGCACTTGCCGTCTTCGACTCCGAGACCGGCTTTCCCTCCGTCAGCCGCGTGCTGACCGGCACCGATATCGATGACGTGCCGGTCATCCTCGTGTCCGGCCTTTCGGCCCATACCAAGGCGCTGTCGAAGGATCCGCGCGTCTCGGCCCTTTTCGGCGAGCCCGGCAAGGGCGATCCCCTCGCCCATCCACGCCTCAGCGTCCAATGCAACGCCGAGCGCGTCGATCGCGAAGATCCGCGGCATGAACGCATTCGTGCGCGTTTTCTCGCCCGCCATCCCAAGGCGAAGCTCTATGTCGATTTTCCGGATTTCTGTTTCTTCCGCCTGATCCCGCTTGCCGCCAGCCTGAATGGCGGCTTCGGTAAAGCCTTCGTTCTGCCAGGGTCCGATCTGATGATCTCTTTCGGCGGCTAA
- the choV gene encoding choline ABC transporter ATP-binding protein, with protein MTTAVTFNNVSIIFGDRPEAALKLADEGKTRDEIGKSTGMVLGVANASLEIEEGEILVLMGLSGSGKSTLLRAVNGLAPVVRGDVVVNTKTGPVNPYGCSPKTLRDLRMHTVSMVFQQFALLPWRTVADNVGFGLELAGVPEPERKKRVDEQLELVNLTQWATRRVNELSGGMQQRVGLARAFATGAPILLMDEPFSALDPLIRTRLQDELLEFQRRLKRTILFVSHDLDEAFRIGNRIAIMESGHIIQCGTPQEIVRNPADQYVADFVQHMNPISMLTAGDVMQRGLGHSANSGSVTATTTVSTPLVDILDALTRQPGNIGVVDNGVVIGTISAQDVVAGLTSHRRRE; from the coding sequence ATGACCACCGCCGTCACCTTCAACAACGTCAGCATCATCTTCGGCGACCGTCCCGAGGCTGCCCTCAAGCTCGCGGACGAAGGAAAGACCCGCGACGAGATCGGCAAGTCGACCGGCATGGTGCTCGGCGTCGCCAATGCCTCGCTGGAGATCGAGGAAGGCGAAATCCTCGTGCTCATGGGCCTGTCCGGTTCCGGCAAATCGACGCTGCTGCGCGCCGTCAATGGCCTGGCCCCGGTCGTGCGCGGCGATGTCGTCGTCAACACCAAGACCGGGCCAGTCAACCCCTATGGCTGTAGTCCCAAGACGCTGCGTGACCTGCGCATGCACACGGTCTCCATGGTGTTCCAGCAGTTCGCATTGCTGCCCTGGCGCACCGTTGCCGACAATGTCGGCTTCGGCCTCGAGCTTGCCGGCGTTCCGGAGCCGGAGCGGAAGAAGCGCGTCGACGAACAGCTGGAACTCGTCAACCTGACGCAATGGGCAACCCGCCGGGTCAACGAACTCTCCGGCGGCATGCAGCAGCGTGTCGGCCTTGCGCGCGCCTTTGCCACCGGCGCGCCGATCCTGCTCATGGACGAGCCGTTTTCGGCGCTCGATCCGCTGATCCGCACCCGCCTGCAGGATGAGCTTCTGGAATTCCAGCGCCGCCTGAAGCGGACGATCCTCTTCGTCAGCCACGATCTCGACGAAGCCTTCCGCATCGGCAATCGCATCGCCATTATGGAGAGCGGGCACATCATCCAGTGTGGCACGCCGCAGGAAATCGTCAGGAACCCCGCCGATCAGTATGTCGCCGACTTCGTGCAGCACATGAACCCGATCAGCATGCTCACGGCGGGCGATGTCATGCAACGGGGCCTCGGCCACTCCGCCAACAGCGGTTCGGTCACGGCCACGACGACGGTCTCGACGCCGCTTGTCGACATCCTCGACGCACTGACGCGCCAACCGGGCAATATTGGCGTCGTTGACAATGGCGTGGTTATCGGGACGATTTCCGCCCAGGACGTCGTGGCTGGCCTCACCAGCCACCGACGGAGGGAGTAG
- a CDS encoding VOC family protein translates to MRFVNPIPFVRDINCSKEFYNKRLGLKIMEDFGNFVLFETGFAIHEGRSLEKTVWRQNIDPAKSYGQRNLLLYFEHEDVDAAFANIAPHVELIHPVEKQQWGQRVFRFYDPDGHAIEIGEPLSKVPKGN, encoded by the coding sequence ATGCGTTTCGTGAATCCCATTCCGTTTGTTCGCGACATAAATTGCTCAAAGGAGTTCTACAACAAGCGGCTCGGTCTGAAGATCATGGAAGACTTCGGAAATTTTGTTCTCTTCGAGACGGGCTTCGCGATCCATGAAGGCAGGTCGCTTGAAAAGACGGTCTGGCGGCAAAATATCGATCCCGCCAAGTCTTATGGGCAAAGAAACTTGCTTCTGTATTTCGAACATGAGGATGTTGATGCGGCCTTCGCAAATATCGCGCCGCATGTTGAATTGATTCATCCTGTCGAAAAACAGCAATGGGGTCAGCGGGTCTTCCGCTTTTATGATCCGGATGGGCACGCTATCGAGATCGGCGAGCCGCTGAGTAAAGTACCCAAGGGTAATTGA
- a CDS encoding thymidine kinase — MAKLYFHYSTMNAGKSTMLLQAAYNYQERGMRTAAFIAALDDRAGRGKIASRIGLTMEAIPFDAADDLYALVDQMHAEEPLACVFVDEAQFLSHEQVWQLAHVVDRLDLPVMAYGLRTDFHGKLFPGSQELLTIADELREVRTICHCGRKATMVVRLDAAGKAARDGAQIEIGGSDKYVSLCRRHWEEAMAEE; from the coding sequence ATGGCCAAGCTCTACTTCCATTATTCGACGATGAATGCCGGCAAGTCGACCATGCTGCTGCAGGCCGCCTACAATTATCAGGAGCGCGGTATGCGCACTGCGGCCTTTATCGCGGCGTTGGACGATCGTGCTGGTCGCGGGAAGATAGCGTCGCGTATTGGTCTGACGATGGAGGCCATTCCGTTCGACGCTGCCGACGATCTCTACGCCTTGGTCGATCAAATGCATGCCGAAGAGCCTCTGGCTTGCGTCTTCGTCGATGAGGCGCAATTCCTGTCGCATGAACAAGTGTGGCAGCTTGCCCATGTCGTTGATCGCCTCGACCTGCCTGTCATGGCCTACGGGCTGCGCACGGATTTTCATGGGAAGTTATTTCCGGGTTCGCAGGAGCTGCTGACCATCGCCGACGAGTTGCGGGAAGTCAGAACGATCTGCCATTGTGGGCGCAAGGCGACGATGGTCGTGCGCCTGGATGCTGCCGGCAAGGCGGCGCGCGACGGTGCGCAGATCGAGATCGGTGGCAGCGACAAATATGTTTCGCTCTGCCGCCGTCACTGGGAAGAGGCGATGGCGGAGGAGTAG
- a CDS encoding choline ABC transporter substrate-binding protein, with translation MIKMTFTALAFASTLSALTLGATAASAAEPASCSTVHFADVGWTDITSTTATASILLKALGYDTDVKVLAVPVTYQSLKNKDIDVFLGNWMPSMAENIKPFAEDKSVETVGANLEGAKYTLATNEKGAALGIKDFKDIAAHKDDLDGKIYGIEPGNDGNRLIIDMVDKNTFGLKGFEVVESSEQGMLAQVSRADKAGKPIIFLGWAPHPMNSNYKMTYLSGGDDVFGANYGGATVYTNVRAGYLQECTNVGTFVKNLVFSLPMENEIMGKILTDGKEPEVAATEWLKANPTAITPWLAGVTTKDGGDGLAAVKAKLGL, from the coding sequence ATGATAAAAATGACATTTACCGCACTTGCCTTCGCTTCAACCCTTTCCGCGCTGACACTCGGCGCAACCGCAGCTTCCGCCGCCGAACCGGCAAGCTGTAGCACCGTGCATTTCGCCGATGTTGGCTGGACGGATATCACCTCCACCACGGCGACTGCCTCCATCCTCCTGAAAGCTCTCGGCTACGACACCGACGTCAAGGTGCTTGCGGTGCCGGTGACCTATCAGTCGCTGAAAAACAAGGACATCGACGTCTTCCTCGGCAACTGGATGCCCTCCATGGCCGAGAACATCAAGCCGTTTGCCGAAGACAAGTCGGTCGAAACCGTCGGCGCCAACCTGGAAGGCGCGAAATACACGCTCGCGACCAACGAAAAGGGCGCGGCGCTCGGCATCAAGGACTTCAAGGATATCGCCGCCCACAAGGACGATCTGGACGGCAAGATCTATGGCATCGAACCGGGCAATGACGGCAATCGCCTGATCATCGACATGGTCGACAAGAACACTTTTGGCCTCAAGGGCTTCGAAGTGGTCGAATCTTCCGAACAGGGCATGCTTGCCCAGGTGTCTCGCGCCGACAAGGCAGGCAAGCCGATCATCTTCCTCGGCTGGGCCCCGCATCCGATGAACAGCAATTACAAGATGACCTATCTCTCCGGCGGCGACGACGTCTTCGGAGCGAACTACGGCGGTGCGACGGTCTATACCAACGTCCGCGCGGGCTATCTTCAGGAATGCACGAACGTCGGCACCTTCGTGAAGAACCTCGTCTTCTCTTTGCCGATGGAAAACGAGATCATGGGCAAGATCCTGACCGACGGCAAGGAACCGGAAGTGGCTGCAACGGAATGGCTGAAGGCCAATCCGACAGCAATCACCCCCTGGCTCGCCGGCGTTACCACCAAGGATGGCGGTGACGGGCTTGCGGCAGTCAAGGCCAAGCTTGGCCTGTAA
- a CDS encoding ArsR/SmtB family transcription factor, with translation MKTRNLADHSNVAAALLSAMANPKRLMILCSLVKGEVPVGVLANQVGLSQSALSQHLSKLRAQKLVKTRRDAQTIYYSSTSESVIRVLETLEDIYCEPEKSRTAA, from the coding sequence ATGAAAACAAGAAATTTGGCCGACCACTCCAACGTGGCGGCAGCACTATTATCTGCAATGGCGAACCCCAAGCGCCTGATGATTCTTTGCAGTTTGGTCAAGGGTGAAGTCCCGGTCGGCGTATTGGCCAACCAGGTGGGGCTCAGCCAATCTGCACTTTCCCAGCACCTTTCAAAGCTCCGTGCCCAGAAGCTGGTGAAGACGCGCCGCGATGCTCAAACAATTTACTACTCCAGCACTTCAGAGTCGGTCATCCGGGTCCTGGAAACACTGGAAGACATTTATTGTGAACCGGAAAAAAGCAGAACGGCTGCTTAA
- a CDS encoding DUF2333 family protein, which yields MGVNMLRGFKVSLRPLRIRRTAALQGRRPCSISITAFFKRIGAAIARGLGLLVVGILWPFMAAHGWYQRRNWLIKLPVAAFVTLMAVLYIYFVWQTQVWSGFDTSYPSVYRFEDRKVGAGQELPVTSGQQVAATTPKACQTSGTVDVTADLIDFNVNQNAWISSMLLFKLGFFGVAWDDTPFLDNKAAFQRGVNQAVRRTAVELVDTLGRVRGTSGINGDLQSARGNLQFDEASWYFGMRPFGPKTPTPSYYRAAITSLRKFNTDLGTCNAVFDGRADNLLQFIDRVANDLGSTSDILAERSENHNYGWFDTRADDRFWFAYGQLYGYYGILSAVEADFQKVIAERNLGTLWGGTMKQLEAALRIQPAIISNGREDGWIMPSHLATMGFYILRVRSNLVEMRSVLGGR from the coding sequence ATGGGCGTGAATATGTTGCGCGGTTTCAAAGTGTCTTTGCGTCCTTTGCGTATCCGAAGGACTGCGGCGCTTCAGGGGAGACGTCCATGCTCGATCTCGATTACTGCGTTCTTCAAGCGGATCGGCGCCGCCATCGCGCGCGGCCTTGGGCTTCTCGTCGTCGGGATACTCTGGCCTTTCATGGCCGCCCACGGCTGGTATCAGCGGCGCAATTGGCTGATCAAGCTGCCGGTTGCCGCTTTCGTGACGCTGATGGCGGTGCTCTACATATATTTTGTCTGGCAGACGCAGGTCTGGAGCGGCTTCGACACCAGCTATCCCAGCGTCTACAGGTTCGAGGACCGCAAGGTCGGGGCAGGGCAGGAGTTGCCGGTTACGAGCGGGCAGCAGGTCGCAGCGACCACGCCGAAAGCCTGCCAGACTTCGGGGACCGTCGACGTCACCGCCGATCTTATCGATTTCAATGTGAACCAGAACGCCTGGATCTCCTCGATGCTGCTTTTCAAGCTCGGGTTCTTCGGCGTCGCCTGGGACGACACGCCGTTTCTCGACAACAAGGCAGCCTTTCAGCGGGGCGTGAACCAGGCGGTACGGCGTACGGCGGTGGAGCTGGTCGACACGCTCGGCCGCGTGCGCGGTACGTCGGGTATCAACGGCGACCTGCAAAGTGCCCGCGGTAATCTGCAATTCGACGAAGCAAGCTGGTATTTCGGCATGCGCCCCTTCGGTCCGAAGACGCCGACCCCGAGCTACTACCGCGCGGCCATCACCAGCCTGCGCAAGTTCAACACCGATCTTGGCACCTGCAACGCCGTCTTCGATGGCCGCGCCGACAACCTCCTGCAATTCATCGATCGTGTCGCCAATGATCTCGGCAGCACGTCGGATATCCTTGCGGAGCGATCGGAGAACCACAATTACGGTTGGTTTGACACGCGCGCCGACGACCGATTCTGGTTCGCCTATGGCCAGCTCTATGGCTATTACGGTATTCTGAGCGCCGTCGAGGCCGACTTCCAAAAGGTCATCGCCGAGCGCAATCTCGGCACGCTCTGGGGCGGGACCATGAAGCAGCTGGAGGCGGCTCTGCGCATCCAGCCCGCCATCATCTCGAATGGCCGCGAAGACGGCTGGATCATGCCGAGCCATCTCGCGACGATGGGCTTCTATATCCTGCGCGTTCGCTCGAATCTGGTGGAAATGCGCTCTGTTCTTGGCGGACGTTAA